The genome window GTTAAATAACCTTCAGTGTACATGTGTGAAAACAGGGGCTACACGCTGTCTGTGGAAGTCGcttagtattttaaaatggtaAGAATACATTTAATGCTAAACGTGGGTGTCTTTCCAGTGTCGTAGCTAACATTAGCTGGTAGCGAGTGAGCGCAGAGGTGTAATGTTAtgtagcattagcattagcattagcaggAGTGGAGCAGCTGTGAGTCTGTcgcatttagtttttctgacaTACAACGTAGCTGCTTCAACAGTGTTGGTTTAATTTAATGAGCAGCACATGTTAAGATAATGTATAAACAGGACAGAGGCGCTTGTGCAAACGAGACTGAAAACGTAGTGCTATTTATTTAGCATCCGCACCTGCAGACTGCCATATGAACTGATTTACTAATATAGTAATATTTAAGTTATAATTAGGTTAATAATTAAgtctaataaataaacagtaacgTATATTGTATAGCACATGCTAAtaatagaaacacagaaagcagcCTACACTGATAGTGTTTGGTGTTAGcatataaatgtctgttttaaaatgtcaatttgacattttaaaaaatgatttctaATTGTAACATCGTTTCTGTTTTGAGCTGCACACATCATTAAACTGTGCACTTTTGCATGCTATTAAAATGGACATGTATAGGTCCCTGCTTATTTATGGTTGTCATTGTCAAATTGCTTGTATGAGTTCTGCTTTCtgtgatttagttttgttttctgctgtatttctcttttcctgCAGGCTAAATATATTGCACAGATCATTGTTATGGGAGCTCAGGTGGTGGGACGTGCGTTTGCTCGTGCTTTACAGCAAGAATTTGCAGGTATGCTATTTGATTCATGGAGTAATTTGTAGACATTTGAACGTTTTGCACATCATTGTGTGTTGAATAGGTGACAAAATAAGTAATATGAAGAAATAGTTGATACAGCTGCAGTATGATCACACTATTAATGCAGAAATTGTCTGACGTAGGTCAGTAAATGGTTTCATAACATAACactattattatataattaaataaattttcAAAATCAGTAAATCTACAAATTGCATACTGCATTAGAAGAAATGCTTAATTGTAGACATTGGAGCATAATATGCTGAAGTTATACCATACCCtgaaatttaataaatgataatatcAGGTCATCCAGCCCTCACTCTgtgtaaagttgtttttatttttcacatttatgatgtttatttagtggtaaacatttgtctgtgttgtgttttcctttaCAGCCAGTCAAGCAGCAGCGCGGGCCAGGGGCAGTGCAGGTCAGCAGTCAGCTGCAGCCTCCAGCATCACTGGCATGAGCCTGCAAGAGGCGCAGCAAATCCTCAATATTTCCAACCTCAACCCTGAAGAGGTCCAGAAggtgcagttttatttttctttaaggcTTTTTTACTGAGGAGAGTATTAGTACTGGGTTGTGTACTAGGGTTAGtcatatgtttttaaaataatgggTAGGCACACTGCAACACCTAAGTTCATATCCATGATTTTTCAGCTATGAAATAAAACGTTGTTTATGCTCCTTCTTACATTCGTGATTAAAGGCTAAAACTacgtgttttttttcttgcagaatTATGAGCACCTTTTTAAAGTCAATGACAAATCAGTGGGTGGTTCATTTTACCTACAATCGAAAGTAAGTAATTACTTTGCCTCaccagttattattatttacttacgTTGTTCACATAATAAtggtttaaatgtgttttctagaGTGGAAGACAGTTAAGGCAGCAAGTTACCTGCCATTATTtagtaattattgttttataaaagTAATAAGACTCTAACGTAACGTAATGTATCTCAAGTGCAGATTCGTGGTTCATCATGAATTGTTGTTCAGTGTAGCACTTTGCCAGTTTGTTTACCAGTTTAACAGTCTCATTATTATGATTGTTTTACAAATAATGCTgccaacaaaaataaaaacaaaaaatcatccAAACAGACGatcagtgttttcatgctggTGTCGTTTGATTGGATCTCTTGCTGTTGGGGAACAATGACACTCAGCTTAGtcactgtgtttgcttgttttgattataacattcaaacaaacaatgacGTCTGCGTTAAATCTCAATTTATGACAATCATGTGACTCATAGCATGTGGGAGGAAAACACTCTGTGATCCGAGTGGAAatgaaattgttattttttttttatggcctGTTCCACTGTGCTCTGAATGAACCACAGTGTAATTTGGTTATTTGTTATTATCATTTGCTTGTCTATGTCTGCTTCTAGGTGGTGCGGGCTAAAGAGCGTCTGGAAGAGGAGCTAAGTATTcagtcacaacaacaaaagcagcagtcagATCAGAATAC of Anabas testudineus chromosome 8, fAnaTes1.2, whole genome shotgun sequence contains these proteins:
- the LOC113148302 gene encoding mitochondrial import inner membrane translocase subunit tim16-like isoform X2 encodes the protein MAKYIAQIIVMGAQVVGRAFARALQQEFAASQAAARARGSAGQQSAAASSITGMSLQEAQQILNISNLNPEEVQKNYEHLFKVNDKSVGGSFYLQSKVVRAKERLEEELSIQSQQQKQQSDQNTET